The following proteins are co-located in the Pirellulales bacterium genome:
- a CDS encoding serine/threonine-protein kinase, translating to MSQKPEELIDSQNPTLAWNLLSERVEALVAAWEAGGDPPALAVYLPAGPAPLRHMTLVELIKVDMEYRCPRPEHSRRIEQYVAEFPELSERGQVPCDLIYEEYHLRKQSGQSVSAQEYFDRFPRQADELGRLLGLESPHLSTSVVGAARFEEVEVGDQIDDFDLLTRLGRGAFATVFLARQQSMQRIVALKISADKGNEPQTMALLDHPHIVRVFDQRHLSERQLRLLYMQYIPGGTLQTVIDTIRRLPPSMRSGVRLLEAIDECLMLRGESPPTDSPLRHRLATATWPQTVCWLGSRLAAALSYAHQRGVLHRDVKPANVLVAADGTPKLADFNISYSSKVEGSSAAAYFGGSLAYMSPEQLEACNPNHMREAEDLDGRSDVYSLGVMLWELLTGRRPFEDCQPTSNWSATLNQMLADRHQGVPIDAIAQLPRDCPSGLKQFLLSCLNVDRDNRPSAAQLSRQLELALEPEVMRLLRPRPGAWRNWVRRYPLTAMFAAGLLPNIIFTLLNLAYNIPAIFESLGKSVFDVLDDPAVSIVNGAAFAVGIAIVLPLTWPVAMAVSRIYRDEAHDVDHDPRWRRRALVLADWTACVSAAEWIVTGLVFPFWLSREIPPDKFHASVVYAHFMASQGLCGMMASTLAFFFVTVLAVRAFYPTLFQVDHTDLSALESVRRLQQRTWVYFGVAVVVPPLSMVVMVIMLSAAKEVMPPSTFAILGLVGLINSGLVFVLLRTVQSGLAALALAVSPPGTLSMGASDSISDSFWR from the coding sequence GTGTCGCAAAAGCCTGAAGAGCTGATTGATTCTCAGAACCCCACGCTGGCCTGGAATCTTCTTTCGGAGCGTGTCGAGGCGCTCGTGGCTGCCTGGGAGGCAGGGGGCGATCCGCCAGCACTGGCCGTCTATCTGCCCGCCGGGCCAGCGCCCCTGCGCCATATGACCTTGGTAGAGTTGATCAAGGTCGATATGGAGTACCGCTGCCCGCGACCCGAACATTCGCGCCGTATCGAGCAGTATGTGGCCGAGTTCCCCGAGTTATCCGAACGCGGGCAAGTGCCGTGCGATCTGATCTACGAGGAATATCACCTGCGCAAGCAGAGTGGCCAGTCGGTCAGCGCGCAGGAGTATTTCGACCGGTTCCCGCGGCAAGCCGACGAATTGGGCCGGCTGCTGGGATTGGAATCGCCCCATCTGAGCACCTCGGTCGTGGGCGCGGCCCGCTTCGAAGAAGTCGAAGTCGGCGATCAAATCGACGACTTCGATTTACTCACTCGTTTAGGACGCGGCGCCTTTGCCACAGTCTTTCTGGCCCGCCAGCAGTCGATGCAGCGCATCGTGGCTCTGAAGATATCGGCCGACAAGGGAAACGAGCCCCAGACGATGGCCCTGCTCGACCATCCCCATATCGTGCGGGTCTTCGACCAGCGGCACCTCTCCGAACGTCAATTGCGGCTGCTGTATATGCAGTACATCCCTGGCGGGACATTGCAGACCGTGATCGACACGATCCGCCGGCTCCCGCCCAGCATGCGCTCGGGCGTACGCTTGCTGGAAGCCATCGACGAATGCCTGATGCTGCGCGGCGAGTCGCCGCCAACCGATTCTCCGCTACGGCATCGGCTGGCCACCGCCACCTGGCCGCAGACGGTTTGTTGGCTGGGATCGCGGCTGGCGGCGGCGCTGTCGTACGCGCATCAACGGGGCGTGCTTCACCGCGATGTCAAACCGGCCAACGTGCTAGTGGCCGCCGATGGCACGCCCAAGCTGGCCGATTTCAACATCAGCTATTCGTCCAAGGTCGAGGGCTCGTCGGCCGCGGCGTACTTTGGCGGCAGTCTGGCCTACATGTCGCCCGAGCAGTTGGAAGCCTGCAACCCGAATCATATGCGCGAGGCCGAGGACCTAGATGGCCGCAGCGACGTGTACTCGCTGGGCGTGATGTTGTGGGAATTGCTCACGGGCCGCCGCCCCTTCGAAGATTGCCAGCCCACCAGTAACTGGAGCGCCACGCTTAACCAGATGCTGGCCGACCGGCATCAAGGCGTCCCCATCGACGCGATTGCGCAACTGCCGCGTGACTGCCCCTCGGGCCTGAAACAGTTTCTGCTTAGCTGCTTGAACGTAGACCGGGACAATCGCCCCTCCGCCGCGCAGTTGTCGCGACAACTGGAGCTAGCACTGGAACCCGAGGTGATGCGCCTGCTGCGGCCGCGTCCCGGGGCGTGGCGCAATTGGGTTCGCCGCTATCCGCTCACTGCCATGTTCGCAGCCGGACTGCTGCCGAACATCATCTTCACGCTGCTGAACCTCGCCTACAATATTCCGGCGATATTCGAATCTCTGGGCAAATCGGTCTTCGACGTATTGGACGATCCGGCCGTGTCGATCGTCAACGGCGCGGCCTTCGCCGTGGGCATTGCCATCGTACTTCCTCTGACCTGGCCGGTGGCGATGGCCGTAAGCCGCATTTATCGTGACGAAGCACACGACGTAGACCATGATCCGCGTTGGCGGCGCCGCGCGCTTGTGCTGGCCGACTGGACGGCCTGCGTCAGCGCCGCCGAGTGGATCGTCACCGGGCTGGTGTTTCCGTTCTGGTTGAGCCGCGAGATTCCGCCCGATAAATTCCATGCCAGCGTCGTCTATGCACACTTCATGGCGTCGCAGGGGCTGTGCGGCATGATGGCTTCGACCCTGGCCTTCTTCTTCGTGACGGTGTTGGCGGTACGGGCGTTTTATCCCACGCTATTTCAAGTGGATCACACCGACTTGTCGGCGCTCGAATCAGTCCGCCGGTTGCAACAGCGAACCTGGGTTTATTTCGGCGTGGCCGTCGTCGTGCCGCCGTTGTCGATGGTGGTCATGGTGATCATGCTGAGTGCGGCCAAAGAGGTCATGCCTCCCTCTACGTTCGCCATTCTGGGTCTGGTGGGGCTGATCAATTCCGGCCTGGTGTTCGTGCTGTTGCGCACGGTGCAAAGCGGCTTGGCTGCGCTGGCCCTTGCCGTGAGTCCGCCCGGCACCCTCTCGATGGGCGCAAGCGACAGCATCTCGGATTCGTTCTGGCGATAA